The Eikenella corrodens genome segment ACCGTGGTTTGCCGCCTACGTCCAACCCAGCCGCCGCCCCAAAGACGGCCGCTACGGCAACAACCCCAACCGCCTGCAGCACTACTACCAATTTCAGGTAGCCCTCAAGCCAGCCCCCGCCAATATCCAAGACCTCTATCTCGATTCCCTGCGCGAATTGGGCATCGACCCAAAAGTGCACGACATCCGCTTCGTGGAAGACGACTGGGAAAACCCCACCCTCGGCGCATGGGGCTTGGGCTGGGAAGTTTGGCTCAACGGCATGGAAGTTACTCAGTTCACCTACTTCCAACAAGTCGGCGGCATCGACTGCACCCCCGTGCTTGGCGAAATCACCTACGGCATCGAACGCCTGGCGATGTACCTGCAAGGCGTGGAAAACGTTTACGACCTCGTTTGGGCGAAAACGCCGGACGGCAACTCCGTTACCTACGGCGACGTGTACCACCAAAACGAAGTCGAACAATCCACCTACAACTTCGAATACAGCGATGCCGACTGGCTGTTGCGCCAGTTCAACGACTACGAAGCGCAAGCCAAACGCCTGCTGGCTGTGGAAGACACCAGCCTCGCCCTGCCCGCCTACGAACTCGTCCTCAAAGCCGGCCATACTTTCAACCTATTAGACGCACGCGGCGCCATTTCTGTTACAGAACGCGCCACCTACATCGGCCGCATCCGCGCGCTGAGCCGCACCGTGGCGCATAAATACGTGGAAAGCCGTGAGAAACTGGGCTTCCCGCTGATTAAAAACAAGGCGCAAGCAGCCTGAAAATGCTAGAATTCTCACCAACCTAACAAACAAGTGCCGCCTGCCTCCTGATTAAAAACCCAGCACCATCTACAGCAACGGCAGGCTACCTGAAACCAAACGACACGCTGCAATGAACACCCAAACCCTTTTAATCGAACTCCTCACCGAAGAACTCCCTCCCAAAGCCCTGAATAATTTAGGCAACCACTTCGCCGCTTCTGTTGCTGAAGGCTTGGGAAGAGCGCAACTGATTGACGGATCAGCCGAATTTACCGCCTACGCCTCACCGCGCCGTTTGGCCGTTCAAGTCAAAAACGTCAAAGCCGTGCAAGCCGATCAGAAAATCGTGAAAAAAGGCCCTGCCGTGGCGAATGCCATGAAAGACGGTGCGCCGACCAAGGCTTTGGAAGGTTTTGCGCGCGGTGCGGGGGCGAAAATCGAAAACTTGACCATCGTCTACGACGGCAAGCAGGATGTGTACGCCTACGAATACGTCCAAACCGGCAAACCGTTGGGCGAACTCTTGGAAGACATTATCAATCAATCAGTTAAGAAACTGCCGATTCCGAAAGTGATGCGTTGGGGCAGCAGCACGTTTACCTTTGTGCGCCCTGTTCACGGGCTAGTTGTGCTGCACGGCGGCGACATCGTGAACGTCAGCGTTTTGGGTTTGCAAAGCGGCAATCAAACCTTGGGACACCGCTTCCTGTCCAACGGCGAAATCACCATTGAAAACGCCGACAGCTACGCCGCACAAATGCGCGAGCAAGGCAAAGTCGTCGCTTCGTTTGCCGAGCGCAAAGCCGCGATTCAGACAGCCTTGAACGAGCAGGCAGGTCGTCTGAACGCGACCGTTGCCGCAGATGAAGCCCTGTTGGACGAAGTTACCGCGCTGGTCGAATACCCAGTTGTTTTAGAAGCCGGTTTTGAAAAACATTTCCTCGCCGTGCCGCAGGAATGCCTGATTCTGACCATGCAGCAAAACCAAAAATACTTCCCGCTGCTCGACCCAAACGGCAAGCTGATGAACCGCTTCCTGCTGGTCTCCAACCTGCAAACCGAAGACCCGTCGCACATCATCCAAGGCAACGAACGCGTTTTGCGTGCGCGCCTGTCTGATGCCGAGTTCTTCTACAAGCAAGACCAAAAAGCGACTTTGGAAAGCCGCCTGCCCAAGCTGGCAAATGTGGTGTACCACAACAAAATCGGCTCACAAGCCGAGCGTATCGAACGCCTTCAAAGCATTGCCGCCCACATTGCCAAAGCTTTGGGTGCAGATGCCGCCGCAGCCGAACGCGCCGCGCGTTTGGCGAAAGCCGACTTGGTGACCGAAATGGTCGGCGAGTTCCCCGAGCTGCAAGGCACGATGGGCAAATACTACGCCCGCTTGGACGGCGAAACCGAAGAAATCGCCGAAGCCATCGAGCAGCACTATCAGCCGCGCTTTGCCGGTGATAGGCTACCTGAAAGTAAAACTGCCACTGCCGTTGCACTGGCTGATAAACTGGAAACCTTGGTCGGCATTTGGGGCATCGGTCTGATTCCGACCGGCGACAAAGACCCCTACGCCCTGCGCCGCGCCGCCTTGGGTATCCTGCGGATGCTGATGCAGTATGGCTTGGGCGTGAACGAGCTGATTCAGACGACCTTCGACAGCTTCCCCAAAGGTTTGCTCAACGAGAAAACGCCGTCTGAAACCGCCGACTTCATGCAAGCGCGCCTTGCCGTATTGCTGCAAAACGACTATCCGCAAGACATCGTTGCCGCCGTACTCGCCAAACAGCCGCGCCGTTTGGACGATTTGACCGCCAAACTGCAAGCCGTTACCGCGTTCAAACAACTGCCCGAAGCCGCCGCGCTCGCCGCCGCCAACAAACGCGTGCAAAACCTGCTGAAAAAAGCCGATGCCGAGTTGGGCGAAGTAGATGAAAGCCTGCTGCAACAGAACGAAGAAAAAGCCCTGTATGCCGCCGCACAAGGCTTGCAGCCGAAAATCGCCGCTGCTGTTGTCGAAGGCAATTTCCAAACCGCCTTGTCCGAACTGGCTTCCGTCAAACCGCAAGTCGATGCCTTCTTCGACGGCGTGATGGTGATGGCGGAAGATCCCGCCGTAAAACAAAACCGCCTGAACCTGCTGAACTGCTTGGCGGAACAGATGAATGCTGTGGCAGATATTACCAAGCTGGGTGAATAAGCCGTCAAACCGCCCGGCACACAGCAGGCTACCTGAATCTCCATGTATTACGAACTCATCGCTTCCACCTTGATGAAACTATCACAGGGATTAGTTTGAAGCCCCGCTGCCCACCACATAGGCTACTATGTATGATTGGGCGGTATTGCAAAATCTGCACATCTCCACCGCCCCCACGTCCGGTTTCGGCCAGCTGCAAAACGACACCCTTTAGCATAGACTTTATGCAGCAACAGTTGGGTACCTAGTATAGACGAAACCGGCTTCAACGATTGGAGCAAGCGCTTCATCCTTTATTACTCTACGATGAAGGGAACTATAGCAGATTTATCAAAGACTATTTCTAATCCCCAACATCACGAACAAGGGAGATTTTTACTTCACTATTAGCTCTTATCACGAAGTAGAAAAACTATTTCCTGTATTTTAAACAGCATTTAATAAATAGCTAACAAACTTAAAAATCTTCCAAACAAGGAGTAGAAATGTCTCTATTTTCTTTATTATTCCGTTGGATATGTTTTTATACAAACACACGCCACCGCCTCTATATTACAGAAACCTTGCAAAAATTATATGCTTGGCGAAAACCCATCCGGCCTTATGCATTCATCCGTGTACATAATGAAATTAAAACCATTGATGCCTGCTTGAAAAGTATTTTACCTGTTGTTGAAGGCGGAGTAATCGGTTTTAACAGTTGCACAGATGGCACTAAAGAGTACATTTTGGCATTTTGCGAAAAACACCCACAATTTACCTCGGTAGAATATCCGTACGACGTAATCCCTGGTAATGATATCCGATATAAAGAGGATTGCTTGGATTTAAATACAAGACTGGATAATTACTATAATTTTGTTTGGGGCAAATTGCCAAAGAACAAGTGGATAATCAAAGTAGATGGAGACCATATTTGGCACACAACAAAAACAATTGAATTGTGCA includes the following:
- the glyS gene encoding glycine--tRNA ligase subunit beta produces the protein MNTQTLLIELLTEELPPKALNNLGNHFAASVAEGLGRAQLIDGSAEFTAYASPRRLAVQVKNVKAVQADQKIVKKGPAVANAMKDGAPTKALEGFARGAGAKIENLTIVYDGKQDVYAYEYVQTGKPLGELLEDIINQSVKKLPIPKVMRWGSSTFTFVRPVHGLVVLHGGDIVNVSVLGLQSGNQTLGHRFLSNGEITIENADSYAAQMREQGKVVASFAERKAAIQTALNEQAGRLNATVAADEALLDEVTALVEYPVVLEAGFEKHFLAVPQECLILTMQQNQKYFPLLDPNGKLMNRFLLVSNLQTEDPSHIIQGNERVLRARLSDAEFFYKQDQKATLESRLPKLANVVYHNKIGSQAERIERLQSIAAHIAKALGADAAAAERAARLAKADLVTEMVGEFPELQGTMGKYYARLDGETEEIAEAIEQHYQPRFAGDRLPESKTATAVALADKLETLVGIWGIGLIPTGDKDPYALRRAALGILRMLMQYGLGVNELIQTTFDSFPKGLLNEKTPSETADFMQARLAVLLQNDYPQDIVAAVLAKQPRRLDDLTAKLQAVTAFKQLPEAAALAAANKRVQNLLKKADAELGEVDESLLQQNEEKALYAAAQGLQPKIAAAVVEGNFQTALSELASVKPQVDAFFDGVMVMAEDPAVKQNRLNLLNCLAEQMNAVADITKLGE
- the glyQ gene encoding glycine--tRNA ligase subunit alpha; translation: MLTFQQIIFKLQNYWAAQGCTLLQPLDMEVGAGTSHPATCLRALGPEPWFAAYVQPSRRPKDGRYGNNPNRLQHYYQFQVALKPAPANIQDLYLDSLRELGIDPKVHDIRFVEDDWENPTLGAWGLGWEVWLNGMEVTQFTYFQQVGGIDCTPVLGEITYGIERLAMYLQGVENVYDLVWAKTPDGNSVTYGDVYHQNEVEQSTYNFEYSDADWLLRQFNDYEAQAKRLLAVEDTSLALPAYELVLKAGHTFNLLDARGAISVTERATYIGRIRALSRTVAHKYVESREKLGFPLIKNKAQAA